The Macaca nemestrina isolate mMacNem1 chromosome 12, mMacNem.hap1, whole genome shotgun sequence genome contains a region encoding:
- the LOC105471682 gene encoding MAP kinase-activating death domain protein isoform X9 — MVQKKKFCPRLLDYLVIVGARHPSSDSVAQTPELLRRYPLEDHAEFPLPPDVVFFCQPEGCLSVRQRRMSLRDDTSFVFTLTDKDTGVTRYGICVNFYRSFQKRIPKEKGEGGAGSHGKEGTRATCASEEGGTESSESGSSRQPPSADSTPDVNQSPRGKRRAKAGSRSRNSTLTSLCVLSHYPFFSTFRECLYTLKRLVDCCSERLLGKKLGIPRGVQRDTMWRIFTGSLLVEEKSSALLHDLREIEAWIYRLLRSPVPVSGQKRVDIEVLPQELQPALTFALPDPSRFTLVDFPLHLPLELLGVDACLQVLTCILLEHKVVLQSRDYNALSMSVMAFVAMIYPLEYMFPVIPLLPTCMASAEQLLLAPTPYIIGVPASFFLYKLDFKMPDDVWLVDLDSNRVIAPTNAEVLPILPEPESLELKKHLKQALASMSLNTQPILNLEKFHEGQEIPLLLGRPSNDLQSTPSTEFNPLIYGNDVDSVDVATRVAMVRFFNSANVLQGFQMHTRTLRLFPRPVVAFQAGSFLASRPRQTPFAEKLARTQAVEYFGEWILNPTNYAFQRIHNNMFDPALIGDKPKWYAHQLQPIHYRVYDSNSQLAEALSVPPERDSDSEPTDDSGSDSMDYDDSSSSYSSLGDFVSEMMKCDINGDTPNVDPLTHAALGDASEVEIDELQNQKEAEEPGLDSENSQENPPLRSSSSTTASSSPSTIIHGANSEPADSTEMDDKAAVGVSKPLPSVPPSIGKSNVDRRQAEIGEGSVRRRIYDNPYFEPQYGFPPEEDEDEQGESYTPRFSQHVSGNRAQKLLRPNSLRLASDSDAESDSRASSPNSTVSNTSTEGFGGIMSFASSLYRNHSTSFSLSNLTLPTKGVREKATPFPSLKGNRRALVDQKSSVIKHSPTVKREPPSPQGRSSNSSENQQFLKEVVHNVLDGQGVGWLNMKKVRRLLESEQLRVFVLSKLNRTVQSEDDARQDIIPDVEVSRKVYKGMLDLLKCTILSLEQSYAHAGLGGMASIFGLLEIAQTHYYSKEPDKRKRSPTESVNTPVGKDPGLAGRGDPKAMAQLRVPQVGPRAPSATGKGPKELDTRSLKEENFIASIELWNKHQEVKKQKALEKQRPEVIKPVFDLGETEEKKSQISADSGVSLTSSSQRTDQDSVISVSPAVMIRSSSQDSEVSNSSGETLGADSDLSSNAGDGPGGEGSVHLASSRGTLSDSEIETNSATSTIFGKAHSLKPSVKEKLAGSPIRTSEDVSQRVYLYEGLLGRDKGSMWDQLEDAAMETFSISKERSTLWDQMQFWEDAFLDAVMLEREGMGMDQGPQEMIDRYLSLGEHDRKRLEDDEDRLLATLLHNLISYMLLMKVNKNDIRKKVRRLMGKSHIGLVYSQQINEVLDQLANLNGRDLSIWSSGSRHMKKQTFVVHAGTDTNGDIFFMEVCDDCVVLRSNIGTVYERWWYEKLINMTYCPKTKVLCLWRRNGSETQLNKFYTKKCRELYYCVKDSMERAAARQQSIKPGPELGGEFPVQDMKTGEGGLLQVTLEGINLKFMHNQVFIELNHIKKCNTVRGVFVLEEFVPEIKEVVSHKYKTPMAHEICYSVLCLFSYVAAVRSSEEDLRTPPRPVSS, encoded by the exons GCACCCGAGCAGTGACAGCGTGGCCCAGACTCCTGAACTGCTACGACGATACCCCTTAGAGGATCACGCTGAGTTTCCCCTGCCCCCAGACGTCGTGTTCTTCTGTCAGCCCGAGGGCTGCCTGAGCGTGCGGCAGCGGCGCATGAGCCTCCGGGATGATACCTCTTTTGTCTTCACCCTCACTGACAAGGACACTGGAGTCACGCGATACGGCATCTGTGTTAACTTCTACCGCTCCTTCCAGAAGCGAATCCCTaaggagaagggggaaggggggGCAGGGTCCCATGGGAAGGAAGGAACCCGCGCCACCTGTGCCTCAGAAGAGGGTGGCACTGAGAGCTCAGAGAGTGGCTCATCCCGGCAGCCTCCCAGTGCCGACTCTACCCCTGATGTGAACCAGTCTCCTCGGGGCAAACGCCGGGCCAAGGCGGGGAGCCGCTCCCGCAACAGTACTCTCACGTCCCTGTGTGTGCTCAGTCACTACCCTTTTTTCTCCACCTTCCGAGAGTGTCTGTATACCCTCAAGCGCCTGGTGGACTGCTGTAGTGAGCGCCTGCTGGGCAAGAAGCTGGGCATCCCTCGAGGTGTACAAAG GGACACCATGTGGCGGATCTTTACTGGATCGCTGCTGGTGGAGGAGAAGTCAAGTGCCCTTCTGCATGACCTTCGGGAGATTGAGGCCTGGATCTATCGATTGCTGCGCTCCCCAGTACCCGTCTCTGGGCAGAAGCGAGTAGACATCGAGGTCCTACCCCAAGAGCTCCAGCCAGCTCTGACCTTTGCTCTTCCAGACCCATCTCGATTCACCCTAGTGGATTTCCCACTGCACCTTCCCTTGGAACTTCTAGGTGTGGACGCCTGTCTCCAGGTGCTAACCTGCATTCTGTTAGAGCATAAG GTGGTGCTACAGTCTCGAGACTACAATGCACTCTCCATGTCTGTGATGGCATTCGTGGCAATGATCTATCCACTGGAGTATATGTTTCCTGTCATCCCGCTGCTTCCCACCTGCATGGCATCAGCAGAGCAG CTGCTGTTGGCTCCAACTCCGTACATCATTGGGGTTCCTGCCAGCTTCTTCCTCTACAAACTGGACTTCAAAATGCCTGATGATGTATGGCTAGTGGATCTGGACAGCAACAGG GTGATTGCCCCCACCAATGCAGAAGTGCTGCCTATTCTGCCAGAACCAGAGTCACTAGagctgaaaaagcatttaaagCAG GCCTTGGCCAGCATGAGCCTCAACACCCAGCCCATCCTCAATCTGGAGAAATTTCATGAGGGCCAGGAGATACCCCTTCTCTTGGGAAGGCCTTCTAATGACCTGCAGTCCACACCGTCCACTGAATTCAACCCGCTTATCTATGGCAACGATGTGGATTCTGTGGATGTTGCAACCAG GGTCGCCATGGTACGGTTCTTCAACTCTGCCAACGTGCTGCAGGGATTTCAGATGCACACACGTACCCTGCGCCTCTTCCCTCGGCCTGTGGTAGCTTTTCAAGCTGGCTCCTTTCTAGCCTCACGTCCCCGCCAGACTCCTTTTGCCGAGAAATTGGCCAGGACTCAAGCTGTGGAGTACTTTGGGGAATGGATCCTTAACCCCACCAACTATGCCTTTCAGCGAATTCACAACA ATATGTTTGATCCAGCCCTGATTGGTGACAAGCCGAAGTGGTATGCTCATCAGCTGCAGCCTATCCACTATCGCGTCTATGACAGCAATTCCCAGCTGGCTGAGGCCCTGAGTGTACCACCAGAGCGGGACTCTGACTCCGAACCTACTGATGATAG TGGCAGTGATAGTATGGATTATGACGATTCAAGCTCTTCTTACTCCTCCCTTGGTGACTTTGTCAGTGAAATGATGAAATGTGACATTAATGGTGATACTCCCA ATGTGGACCCTCTCACGCATGCAGCACTGGGGGATGCCAGCGAGGTGGAGATTGATGAGCTGCAGAATCAGAAGGAAGCAGAAGAGCCTGGCCTAGACAGTGAGAACTCTCAGGAAAACCCCCCACTGCGCTCCAGCTCCAGCACCACTGCCAGCAGCAGCCCCAGCACCATCATCCACGGAGCCAACTCT GAACCTGCTGACTCTACGGAGATGGATGATAAGGCAGCAGTAGGCGTCTCCAAGCCCCTCCCTTCCGTGCCTCCCAGCATTGGCAAGTCGAACGTGGACAGACGTCAGGCAGAAATTGGAGAGGGGTCAGTGCGCCGACGAATCTATGACAATCCATACTTCGAGCCCCAATATGGCTTTCCCCCTGAGGAAGATGAGGATGAGCAGGGGGAAAGTTACACTCCCCGATTCAGCCAACATGTCAGTGGCAATCG GGCTCAAAAGCTGCTGCGGCCCAACAGCTTGAGACTGGCAAGTGACTCAGATGCAGAGTCAGACTCTCGGGCAAGCTCTCCCAACTCCACCGTCTCCAACACCAGCACCGAGGGCTTCGGGGGCATCATGTCTTTTGCCA GCAGCCTCTATCGGAACCACAGTACCAGCTTCAGTCTTTCAAACCTCACACTGCCCACCAAAGGTGTCCGAGAGAAGGCCACACCCTTCCCCAGTCTGAAAG GAAACAGGAGGGCGTTAGTGGATCAGAAGTCATCTGTCATTAAACACAGCCCAACAGTGAAAAGAGAACCTCCATCACCCCAGGGTCGATCCAGCAATTCTAG TGAGAACCAGCAGTTCCTGAAGGAGGTGGTACACAACGTGCTGGACGGCCAGGGAGTTGGCTGGCTCAACATGAAAAAGGTGCGCCGGCTCCTGGAGAGCGAGCAACTGCGAGTCTTTGTCCTGAGCAAGCTGAACCGTACGGTGCAGTCAGAGGACGATGCCCGGCAGGACATTATCCCGGATGTG GAGGTCAGTCGGAAGGTGTACAAGGGAATGTTAGACCTCCTCAAGTGTACAATCCTCAGCCTGGAGCAGTCCTATGCTCATGCGGGTCTGGGTGGCATGGCCAGCATCTTTGGGCTTCTGGAGATCGCCCAGACCCACTACTATAGTAAAG aacCAGACAAGCGGAAGAGAAGTCCAACAGAAAGTGTAAATACCCCAGTTGGCAAGGATCCTGGCCTAGCTGGGCGGGGGGACCCAAAGGCTATGGCACAGCTGAGAGTTCCCCAGGTGGGACCTCGGGCACCAAGTGCCACAGGAAAGGGTCCTAAGGAACTGGACACCAGAagtttaaaggaagaaaattttataGCGTCTATTG AATTGTGGAACAAGCACCAGGAAGTGAAAAAGCAAAAAGCTTTGGAAAAACAGA GGCCTGAAGTAATCAAACCTGTCTTTGACCTTGGTGAGACAGAGGAGAAAAAGTCCCAGATCAGCGCAGACAGTGGTGTGAGCCTGACGTCTAGTTCCCAG AGGACTGATCAAGACTCTGTCATCAGCGTGAGTCCAGCTGTTATGATCCGCAGCTCAAGTCAGGATTCTGAA gtGAGTAATAGCTCTGGAGAGACTCTTGGAGCTGACAGTGACTTAAGCAGCAATGCAGGTGACGGACCAGGTGGCGAGGGCAGTGTTCACCTGGCAAGCTCTCGGGGCACTTTGTCTGATAGTGAAATTGAGACCAACTCTGCTACAAGCACCATCTTT GGTAAAGCCCATAGCTTGAAGCCAAGCGTAAAGGAGAAGCTGGCAGGCAGCCCCATTCGCACTTCTGAAGATGTGAGCCAGCGAGTCTATCTCTATGAGGGACTCCTAG GAAGGGACAAAGGATCCATGTGGGACCAGTTAGAGGATGCAGCTATGGAGACCTTTTCTATAA GCAAAGAGCGTTCTACTTTATGGGACCAAATGCAATTCTGGGAAGATGCCTTCTTAGATGCTGTGATGTTGGAGAGAGAAGGCATGGGTATGGACCAGGGTCCCCAGGAAATGATCGACAG GTACCTGTCCCTGGGAGAACATGACCGGAAGCGCCTGGAAGATGATGAAGATCGCTTGCTGGCCACCCTTTTGCACAACCTCATCTCCTACATGCTGCTGATGAAG GTAAATAAGAATGACATCCGCAAGAAGGTGAGGCGCCTAATGGGAAAGTCGCACATTGGGCTTGTGTACAGCCAGCAAATCAATGAGGTGCTTGATCAGCTGGCGAACCTG AATGGACGCGATCTCTCTATCTGGTCCAGTGGCAGCCGGCATATGAAGAAGCAGACATTTGTGGTACATGCAGGGACAGATACAAATGGAGATATCTTTTTCATGGAG GTGTGCGATGACTGTGTGGTGTTGCGTAGTAACATCGGAACAGTATATGAGCGCTGGTGGTACGAGAAGCTCATCAACATGACCTACTGTCCCAAGACCAAGGTGTTGTGCTTGTGGCGTAGAAATGGCTCTGAGACCCAGCTCAACAAGTTCTATACTAAAAAG TGTCGGGAGCTGTACTACTGTGTGAAGGACAGCATGGAGCGCGCTGCCGCCCGACAGCAAAGCATCAAACCCG GACCTGAATTGGGTGGCGAGTTCCCTGTGCAGGACATGAAGACTGGTGAGGGTGGCCTGCTGCAGGTCACCCTGGAAGGGATCAACCTCAAGTTTATGCACAATCAG GTTTTCATAGAGCTGAATCACATTAAAAAGTGCAATACAGTTCGAGGCGTCTTTGTCCTGGAGGAATTTG
- the LOC105471682 gene encoding MAP kinase-activating death domain protein isoform X7 — protein sequence MVQKKKFCPRLLDYLVIVGARHPSSDSVAQTPELLRRYPLEDHAEFPLPPDVVFFCQPEGCLSVRQRRMSLRDDTSFVFTLTDKDTGVTRYGICVNFYRSFQKRIPKEKGEGGAGSHGKEGTRATCASEEGGTESSESGSSRQPPSADSTPDVNQSPRGKRRAKAGSRSRNSTLTSLCVLSHYPFFSTFRECLYTLKRLVDCCSERLLGKKLGIPRGVQRDTMWRIFTGSLLVEEKSSALLHDLREIEAWIYRLLRSPVPVSGQKRVDIEVLPQELQPALTFALPDPSRFTLVDFPLHLPLELLGVDACLQVLTCILLEHKVVLQSRDYNALSMSVMAFVAMIYPLEYMFPVIPLLPTCMASAEQLLLAPTPYIIGVPASFFLYKLDFKMPDDVWLVDLDSNRVIAPTNAEVLPILPEPESLELKKHLKQALASMSLNTQPILNLEKFHEGQEIPLLLGRPSNDLQSTPSTEFNPLIYGNDVDSVDVATRVAMVRFFNSANVLQGFQMHTRTLRLFPRPVVAFQAGSFLASRPRQTPFAEKLARTQAVEYFGEWILNPTNYAFQRIHNNMFDPALIGDKPKWYAHQLQPIHYRVYDSNSQLAEALSVPPERDSDSEPTDDSGSDSMDYDDSSSSYSSLGDFVSEMMKCDINGDTPNVDPLTHAALGDASEVEIDELQNQKEAEEPGLDSENSQENPPLRSSSSTTASSSPSTIIHGANSEPADSTEMDDKAAVGVSKPLPSVPPSIGKSNVDRRQAEIGEGSVRRRIYDNPYFEPQYGFPPEEDEDEQGESYTPRFSQHVSGNRAQKLLRPNSLRLASDSDAESDSRASSPNSTVSNTSTEGFGGIMSFASSLYRNHSTSFSLSNLTLPTKGVREKATPFPSLKVFGLNTLMEIVTEAGPGSGEGNRRALVDQKSSVIKHSPTVKREPPSPQGRSSNSSENQQFLKEVVHNVLDGQGVGWLNMKKVRRLLESEQLRVFVLSKLNRTVQSEDDARQDIIPDVEVSRKVYKGMLDLLKCTILSLEQSYAHAGLGGMASIFGLLEIAQTHYYSKEPDKRKRSPTESVNTPVGKDPGLAGRGDPKAMAQLRVPQVGPRAPSATGKGPKELDTRSLKEENFIASIELWNKHQEVKKQKALEKQRPEVIKPVFDLGETEEKKSQISADSGVSLTSSSQRTDQDSVISVSPAVMIRSSSQDSEVSTVVSNSSGETLGADSDLSSNAGDGPGGEGSVHLASSRGTLSDSEIETNSATSTIFGKAHSLKPSVKEKLAGSPIRTSEDVSQRVYLYEGLLGKERSTLWDQMQFWEDAFLDAVMLEREGMGMDQGPQEMIDRYLSLGEHDRKRLEDDEDRLLATLLHNLISYMLLMKVNKNDIRKKVRRLMGKSHIGLVYSQQINEVLDQLANLNGRDLSIWSSGSRHMKKQTFVVHAGTDTNGDIFFMEVCDDCVVLRSNIGTVYERWWYEKLINMTYCPKTKVLCLWRRNGSETQLNKFYTKKCRELYYCVKDSMERAAARQQSIKPGPELGGEFPVQDMKTGEGGLLQVTLEGINLKFMHNQVFIELNHIKKCNTVRGVFVLEEFVPEIKEVVSHKYKTPMAHEICYSVLCLFSYVAAVRSSEEDLRTPPRPVSS from the exons GCACCCGAGCAGTGACAGCGTGGCCCAGACTCCTGAACTGCTACGACGATACCCCTTAGAGGATCACGCTGAGTTTCCCCTGCCCCCAGACGTCGTGTTCTTCTGTCAGCCCGAGGGCTGCCTGAGCGTGCGGCAGCGGCGCATGAGCCTCCGGGATGATACCTCTTTTGTCTTCACCCTCACTGACAAGGACACTGGAGTCACGCGATACGGCATCTGTGTTAACTTCTACCGCTCCTTCCAGAAGCGAATCCCTaaggagaagggggaaggggggGCAGGGTCCCATGGGAAGGAAGGAACCCGCGCCACCTGTGCCTCAGAAGAGGGTGGCACTGAGAGCTCAGAGAGTGGCTCATCCCGGCAGCCTCCCAGTGCCGACTCTACCCCTGATGTGAACCAGTCTCCTCGGGGCAAACGCCGGGCCAAGGCGGGGAGCCGCTCCCGCAACAGTACTCTCACGTCCCTGTGTGTGCTCAGTCACTACCCTTTTTTCTCCACCTTCCGAGAGTGTCTGTATACCCTCAAGCGCCTGGTGGACTGCTGTAGTGAGCGCCTGCTGGGCAAGAAGCTGGGCATCCCTCGAGGTGTACAAAG GGACACCATGTGGCGGATCTTTACTGGATCGCTGCTGGTGGAGGAGAAGTCAAGTGCCCTTCTGCATGACCTTCGGGAGATTGAGGCCTGGATCTATCGATTGCTGCGCTCCCCAGTACCCGTCTCTGGGCAGAAGCGAGTAGACATCGAGGTCCTACCCCAAGAGCTCCAGCCAGCTCTGACCTTTGCTCTTCCAGACCCATCTCGATTCACCCTAGTGGATTTCCCACTGCACCTTCCCTTGGAACTTCTAGGTGTGGACGCCTGTCTCCAGGTGCTAACCTGCATTCTGTTAGAGCATAAG GTGGTGCTACAGTCTCGAGACTACAATGCACTCTCCATGTCTGTGATGGCATTCGTGGCAATGATCTATCCACTGGAGTATATGTTTCCTGTCATCCCGCTGCTTCCCACCTGCATGGCATCAGCAGAGCAG CTGCTGTTGGCTCCAACTCCGTACATCATTGGGGTTCCTGCCAGCTTCTTCCTCTACAAACTGGACTTCAAAATGCCTGATGATGTATGGCTAGTGGATCTGGACAGCAACAGG GTGATTGCCCCCACCAATGCAGAAGTGCTGCCTATTCTGCCAGAACCAGAGTCACTAGagctgaaaaagcatttaaagCAG GCCTTGGCCAGCATGAGCCTCAACACCCAGCCCATCCTCAATCTGGAGAAATTTCATGAGGGCCAGGAGATACCCCTTCTCTTGGGAAGGCCTTCTAATGACCTGCAGTCCACACCGTCCACTGAATTCAACCCGCTTATCTATGGCAACGATGTGGATTCTGTGGATGTTGCAACCAG GGTCGCCATGGTACGGTTCTTCAACTCTGCCAACGTGCTGCAGGGATTTCAGATGCACACACGTACCCTGCGCCTCTTCCCTCGGCCTGTGGTAGCTTTTCAAGCTGGCTCCTTTCTAGCCTCACGTCCCCGCCAGACTCCTTTTGCCGAGAAATTGGCCAGGACTCAAGCTGTGGAGTACTTTGGGGAATGGATCCTTAACCCCACCAACTATGCCTTTCAGCGAATTCACAACA ATATGTTTGATCCAGCCCTGATTGGTGACAAGCCGAAGTGGTATGCTCATCAGCTGCAGCCTATCCACTATCGCGTCTATGACAGCAATTCCCAGCTGGCTGAGGCCCTGAGTGTACCACCAGAGCGGGACTCTGACTCCGAACCTACTGATGATAG TGGCAGTGATAGTATGGATTATGACGATTCAAGCTCTTCTTACTCCTCCCTTGGTGACTTTGTCAGTGAAATGATGAAATGTGACATTAATGGTGATACTCCCA ATGTGGACCCTCTCACGCATGCAGCACTGGGGGATGCCAGCGAGGTGGAGATTGATGAGCTGCAGAATCAGAAGGAAGCAGAAGAGCCTGGCCTAGACAGTGAGAACTCTCAGGAAAACCCCCCACTGCGCTCCAGCTCCAGCACCACTGCCAGCAGCAGCCCCAGCACCATCATCCACGGAGCCAACTCT GAACCTGCTGACTCTACGGAGATGGATGATAAGGCAGCAGTAGGCGTCTCCAAGCCCCTCCCTTCCGTGCCTCCCAGCATTGGCAAGTCGAACGTGGACAGACGTCAGGCAGAAATTGGAGAGGGGTCAGTGCGCCGACGAATCTATGACAATCCATACTTCGAGCCCCAATATGGCTTTCCCCCTGAGGAAGATGAGGATGAGCAGGGGGAAAGTTACACTCCCCGATTCAGCCAACATGTCAGTGGCAATCG GGCTCAAAAGCTGCTGCGGCCCAACAGCTTGAGACTGGCAAGTGACTCAGATGCAGAGTCAGACTCTCGGGCAAGCTCTCCCAACTCCACCGTCTCCAACACCAGCACCGAGGGCTTCGGGGGCATCATGTCTTTTGCCA GCAGCCTCTATCGGAACCACAGTACCAGCTTCAGTCTTTCAAACCTCACACTGCCCACCAAAGGTGTCCGAGAGAAGGCCACACCCTTCCCCAGTCTGAAAG TATTTGGGCTAAATACTCTAATGGAGATTGTTACTGAAGCCGGCCCCGGGAGTGGTGAAG GAAACAGGAGGGCGTTAGTGGATCAGAAGTCATCTGTCATTAAACACAGCCCAACAGTGAAAAGAGAACCTCCATCACCCCAGGGTCGATCCAGCAATTCTAG TGAGAACCAGCAGTTCCTGAAGGAGGTGGTACACAACGTGCTGGACGGCCAGGGAGTTGGCTGGCTCAACATGAAAAAGGTGCGCCGGCTCCTGGAGAGCGAGCAACTGCGAGTCTTTGTCCTGAGCAAGCTGAACCGTACGGTGCAGTCAGAGGACGATGCCCGGCAGGACATTATCCCGGATGTG GAGGTCAGTCGGAAGGTGTACAAGGGAATGTTAGACCTCCTCAAGTGTACAATCCTCAGCCTGGAGCAGTCCTATGCTCATGCGGGTCTGGGTGGCATGGCCAGCATCTTTGGGCTTCTGGAGATCGCCCAGACCCACTACTATAGTAAAG aacCAGACAAGCGGAAGAGAAGTCCAACAGAAAGTGTAAATACCCCAGTTGGCAAGGATCCTGGCCTAGCTGGGCGGGGGGACCCAAAGGCTATGGCACAGCTGAGAGTTCCCCAGGTGGGACCTCGGGCACCAAGTGCCACAGGAAAGGGTCCTAAGGAACTGGACACCAGAagtttaaaggaagaaaattttataGCGTCTATTG AATTGTGGAACAAGCACCAGGAAGTGAAAAAGCAAAAAGCTTTGGAAAAACAGA GGCCTGAAGTAATCAAACCTGTCTTTGACCTTGGTGAGACAGAGGAGAAAAAGTCCCAGATCAGCGCAGACAGTGGTGTGAGCCTGACGTCTAGTTCCCAG AGGACTGATCAAGACTCTGTCATCAGCGTGAGTCCAGCTGTTATGATCCGCAGCTCAAGTCAGGATTCTGAAGTTAGCACCGTG gtGAGTAATAGCTCTGGAGAGACTCTTGGAGCTGACAGTGACTTAAGCAGCAATGCAGGTGACGGACCAGGTGGCGAGGGCAGTGTTCACCTGGCAAGCTCTCGGGGCACTTTGTCTGATAGTGAAATTGAGACCAACTCTGCTACAAGCACCATCTTT GGTAAAGCCCATAGCTTGAAGCCAAGCGTAAAGGAGAAGCTGGCAGGCAGCCCCATTCGCACTTCTGAAGATGTGAGCCAGCGAGTCTATCTCTATGAGGGACTCCTAG GCAAAGAGCGTTCTACTTTATGGGACCAAATGCAATTCTGGGAAGATGCCTTCTTAGATGCTGTGATGTTGGAGAGAGAAGGCATGGGTATGGACCAGGGTCCCCAGGAAATGATCGACAG GTACCTGTCCCTGGGAGAACATGACCGGAAGCGCCTGGAAGATGATGAAGATCGCTTGCTGGCCACCCTTTTGCACAACCTCATCTCCTACATGCTGCTGATGAAG GTAAATAAGAATGACATCCGCAAGAAGGTGAGGCGCCTAATGGGAAAGTCGCACATTGGGCTTGTGTACAGCCAGCAAATCAATGAGGTGCTTGATCAGCTGGCGAACCTG AATGGACGCGATCTCTCTATCTGGTCCAGTGGCAGCCGGCATATGAAGAAGCAGACATTTGTGGTACATGCAGGGACAGATACAAATGGAGATATCTTTTTCATGGAG GTGTGCGATGACTGTGTGGTGTTGCGTAGTAACATCGGAACAGTATATGAGCGCTGGTGGTACGAGAAGCTCATCAACATGACCTACTGTCCCAAGACCAAGGTGTTGTGCTTGTGGCGTAGAAATGGCTCTGAGACCCAGCTCAACAAGTTCTATACTAAAAAG TGTCGGGAGCTGTACTACTGTGTGAAGGACAGCATGGAGCGCGCTGCCGCCCGACAGCAAAGCATCAAACCCG GACCTGAATTGGGTGGCGAGTTCCCTGTGCAGGACATGAAGACTGGTGAGGGTGGCCTGCTGCAGGTCACCCTGGAAGGGATCAACCTCAAGTTTATGCACAATCAG GTTTTCATAGAGCTGAATCACATTAAAAAGTGCAATACAGTTCGAGGCGTCTTTGTCCTGGAGGAATTTG